In the genome of Physeter macrocephalus isolate SW-GA unplaced genomic scaffold, ASM283717v5 random_62, whole genome shotgun sequence, the window TCAACGTATTATAGTCAAACAATACCTGAAACAGAATGCCAATTATGCCTTCTAGGAATCAATTCTGAGGgatctcttcttttaaaattcagcctgtaggacttccctggtggcccagtggttaagaatctgcctgccaatgcaggggacacaggttcaagccctggtccaggaagatcccacataccgcggagcaagtaagcccgtgagccacaactactgaagcccgcgcacctagagctctctagagcccgcgagccacaactactgagcccacgcaccgcaactactgaagcccgcgcgcctagagcccgtgctccgcaacaagagaagccaccgcaatgagaagcccgtgcaccacaatgaagagtagcctctgcttgccacaactagagaaagcctgcgtgcagcaaggaagacccaatgcagccaaaaaaaaaaaaaaaaaaaaaagaaaaaaaaaaagaaaaaaattcaacctgTAAAGGGCTTGCTTCTCTGGTACTGGAAAAAAGGGGACAAATGTGACCTATCCATTTCTTAACATACTATTTCAAATTTGTGAACTGAGACATTGAATAAAGGTCTGCAATTGGCCTCTGCCAACAGCTCAGTACACAGTGGGACTGCAGTTCTATAGCccagaaaaaaaagttcagttaTTTCGTTTTAATTCCCATTAGTCAACTTGACACAAAATAAGATTATTTCATGAGTTCTTTTTCAACTCTTGTAGAAAAAGGTTTTTGGATGCTATTTTTATTGGTggtaaaatgaaagcaaatatacACAAATTCCATCACATTAAAACAATGGTATCCCTGAGCATCAAGTAGAGAACCAAATCCCTAAAATACTTCCTATAATCTATTCAATCCAAGTCAGCAAGTTCTTGTTAAAAGTTTACTATGTGCTTGAAAGAAGCTGAAGGCGTTCTAATTAGATGAAAGAAAATTGGActactcacctgtaaaataaacCACTAGCAAACATAGAGAGTTGAGGTCCTACAATGGCAACCACTGATGGCGTAATCAAATTTGAAGCAGAGAACACTCCATAAATAATTGCCATGCTGCACACAtaacacacaaaaggaaaaaaacaacactcTTGAAACACTGTCTCAAAAGATCACTTTTTCAAACCCACTTAGTCTATAGTTTACTTTGCAATAAGCACTCATATTCTTTAGTCAGAATTTATAATTATATCCTTGCACTGAATGTCATATTAAAGTTTTCATTTGTACAATACATTGAAGTCTTGTCAAATGTTTCTTTGAATCAGTCTGCCTTCGACAATATGGTTTTTAATGTACCAGTAAATTATAATAGCAACTAACACAGCTCTATGAAAAacgtattattatcctcattttatggaaaagagaaatgaaacacagaggggtaagtaacttgccaaaagtcCAGCTGGATAGCTGGTCAGTGGTGGAGCCAGAATCCCATCCCTGGTAATCTGACTCCAGAGGCCCTAGTCAACCAATTTGCTCTACAAATTTAGCCTACAACTCCTGGCAACGGCATGAAATTTCACGGCTATAAATAATCACATAGTTATAACTTGCTTAAACCAGAATTTATTTAACTCAACCTAACGGTCTCACTTGAACATTATTCAGCTACTGTAGACCTGGCCCCAGTATATATGCCTTGCAGCAAAGGGTGACTAAAACCATTTCAAGAGTCATTTATAAGCCACTATTTATAAATCCAAGTAAATTATTCTTTGGCTTTTATGACTGTCTCAAATATCAAATgttctttcatttgttctttacaGTATACGTGAAGACAAAACATTACAAAAAATTgtggtattattattaatcaCTTGAAAAAATGGACATTAGCATCCTTTTACTCTCAATTATCATACATAAGGTCAGATTTAGGTTAGGTAACACAGAACCAAATAAGAACagttggggaggaaggggggaaggggttGGCCGCAATCTATTATTTAACcatagagaaaataagaaatctgTTAGTGTTTACACACAGGTATGTATTACATTCCCAACTTCAACCACAACGTACTAGCGACTTATGAAGAtcttttcacttcattttctccacctgtaaaattGGCACTGAACACCTTAACAAAAAGCTAAAAGCTCCTgatgacaaaatattaataattacgaAATCACAAAAACAGGAAGACCAAATATTTCGAGAGTCATATAAAACATCCTCTGTTTGGGATTTGGAAGATGTAATTATGACAATACCTGAGTGCTTATTAAATGACAGCCACTGTGCCAAGCGCTTTACACGCATTGATCTGAGCAAGGAAACTGTGCTCATAGAAGCAACTTCCTAAGATATCACAGTAAATAAGTTTTGAAGCCAGTATTTCAAACCCAGTGTCTAATTCTATACGAAACCTAAACTCATCACCTTCATCCTATTATGTTCTCCTAAATAGTGTAGAtacggaaaagaaaaaaaatcactaataatCTAATTACAATACGTTGCCTGTGATTTTGATGAAATTAAGCAACATCTGTGATATACAAAGTAAAACCAATCATACAGTACAATACCTGGTATAGCCACTGCCGTGAAAATCTGTGCTATTTAAGCTCCTGATGACAGTTTGCTGTGTGGAAGATAAAACTAATCAATGAAAACCTTTGGTAATTGCCCTCACCCCAGAAAGTCGCTCTCCAAATACtaggaataaagtaaaaattcaggATGCCGAATACTTAATACTGAAATTCTAACACGAGAGAACAGAATGGACCACAGAACAGAAGGCAAACCAATGAGGGGCGTGtaggggcggggtggggaagggtgaAGACCATCTGTAACTAGCCCTTAGGTTTATTCCCTCAACTCTCCAAGTACTCATGTAGtccttaatataaataaaaaataaaataaataggtccGCATACAAACCCCAAATCAAGTAAGAGAAATAAACGACCCCAACAAGAAACGTCTGCCACATGAAATCAAACCTAATCATGGAAAACGAGGAAGCGTAGGTGACAAAATAAAAGGTGCAACTTAAGCGCATTATTAGACATAACGTTGATTATCATTTTTGGAATGCATTATGATAAGCACTTCAAAGGAGGAAGATCAAATTCCAACTCACCGCTACATTTCCACAAGTTTGAAAGGCGGTGAACATAAACATAAAGGCAATTCCTAAAATAATGATGTTGAAAAGCTTTTTAGATTCCGGGGACATTTCGGCTCAACTCTGCCAAAAGGTCGGCGGCAGCACAGGGCAGTCAGCTCTCCTCGGGGGGAACCCACTGCAATCCTGGGAGAAGAAATGAGATGGTGAGAGGAGGAGGCAGATCCAGGAGCAGGGCAGCCAAGGTGTCAACTTCCAGGTCTTGGAGTGGAATCCCGGGCTTAGGGTGAAGTTCTCCCCACGGGTATAGTTAGGACATTCCTAGGACACGATCCGAGTAGGGAAGAGCCCAACACCCGGAGAAGCGCCAAGAACGTTGGAGCTGCAACTTAAGGGGCCCGAGAGGGGTATATAGGGCCAAGGGCCTGAGGCAGCAGCCAGCACGGCCCCGCCCTCCCTGCCCTGACTCACCGCAGGTCAGGCGACCCGGTCACCTGACCGCAGCCGCGGCGCCCGCCACTGGGCCTGGTGGGAAATGTAGTCCTGGGCGACCCGGGACGTGCAAGCACGCCGCTAGGGCTCCCTCACCCTCTCCGGGGGAGAGGGGACAACCTCGTGGGCTCCGGCAAGGAGGGTGGGGTGCTAAAACGCGGAACCCAGCGAAGGAGACAGGAACTGCGGAAGGGGGCCTGAAGACGCGGTCTGAGGAGGCCAGAAACACAGAGGGGCAAGGTGAAGGAGTACGCCCCCCGACAGAGGCGGGGCGGACGTCCGAGCAGAAAAGCTGCTTGGAGCTTAGAAATTGGCATGAAAAGAAGGCGGAGCCCAGTAGGGGAGCACCTCCCTTTCCTGCCGTCACAGCGGGCTTCGCAGCCGGAAGGAGCGTTTCGCGGGCTTTCCAACTGCCGGCAAATCCCGCTCCCCCTCCCATCGGCAGTGACTGAGCGCTTTTCGACCCGCCCGCGGGGCTCTGCGCAGGCGCGCCGGACAGGGGCGGGGCTCGCGGCAGGGACGTTACGGGGCGGGGCGAGACGAGCCAATCAGAGGATTCATTTCCGGGTGGCGCGGGCGCCATTTTGTGAGGAGGGATATAAACGGGCGCTGGAGCCGGCCGCCGGCCCAGTTGCTTCTCCGGTGGAGCCGCGTGTCGAgctgtttttcagttttcctagTCAGGCCTTTCCAAACGTTTCCACGCGGAAACCAATCGCCAGGGGAGAGGCGCGGCGTCGAGCCGAGCTAGTCTGACGGAACCGCCGCCGCAGCCGAGCGCGCGAGCCCGCCGGGGCGTTAGTCCGTCGGCGCGCAGTCACGGGCCCCGGCCCGACTCCTCAGAGCCATGAGTTACGGCCGCCCGCCTCCCGATGTGGAGGGCATGACCTCTCTCAAGGTGGACAACCTGACCTACCGCACCTCGCCAGACACCCTGAGGCGCGTGTTCGAGAAGTATGGACGCGTCGGCGACGTGTACATCCCGCGGGACCGCTACACCAAGGAGTCTCGCGGCTTTGCCTTCGTCCGCTTCCACGACAAGCGCGACGCTGAGGATGCCATGGACGCCATGGATGGGGCGGTGCTGGACGGCCGCGAGTTGCGGGTGCAGATGGCGCGCTACGGCCGCCCCCCGGACTCGCACCATAGCCGCCGGGGACCCCCGCCCCGTAGATACGGGGGCGGTGGCTACGGACGTCGGAGCCGCAGGTAAGCGGGTGGGCGTCGCGGCCGGGGCTCCGGGAGGGCCTGGGTGACTCACAAAGGCCTGCGGGGGACACGTGGTGGCGGCCGGGCAGAGCCGGCGAGCTGCGAGAGGGCGGGGGCCCCCTTCTCGCGACCAGGGAAATGGCGTCTGGCGGCGAGATAATGGCGGCctgggcgggcgggcgggcgggcggggccgCGGTACCCTGACgaataaatctgttaaaaaagagagaaagaaaatggggagAGATGCTGAACTGATGCCCTGTTAGAAGCATGAAAGGACATCCATAGAAACAGGAAGGCAGAGACAAGGGAGTGTGCAGATGTAGTGGTAGTAGCATGTGAATCAGATCCACAGAAGCTCCATGCATACTCTGCTGATGCTAGAGTGATGGTGAAGATCATTTTTCTTCAAGATATGATTTGGACATGGCTTCCCTAAGCCCTCCTCATATCTGATATAAGAACTTTGGCACCGTATGTCCTACATGTAGAAAAGAACCCCCTGGCCCAGGTCCAAGGGATTGCATATTAGTGTCATCTCAGGAGGCCTccctgatgaaagaagtcaatcagAAAGAGATGTAGTATCATGTGGTCTCTTCCAGTGTAATATGTTTCCTTATATAGATATTGAGAACTATTCAAAGCATGCAGGCCTTATAACCTAGTTCACTGCTTACCTAGGGATCTATATCTACTGTCTCCATCCCtctattttctcaaataaaaataatgatagagTTGCTTCTCTGGTGGAGTCGCGTGTTGAgctctttttcagttttcctagTCAGGCCTTTTCAAACGTTTCCACGCGGAAACCAACCGCCGGGGAGAGGGGCGGCGTCGAGCCGAGCTAGTCTGATGAAACCGCCGCCGCAGCCGAGCACGCGAGCCCGCCAGGGCGTTAGTCCATCGGCGCGCAGTCACGGGCCCCGGCCCGACTCTTCAGAGCGACGAGTTACGGCCGCCCGCCTCCCGATGTGGAGGGCATGACCTCTCTCAAGGTGGACAACCTGACCTACCGCACCTCGCCAGACACCCTGAGGCGCGTGTTCGAGAAGTATGGACGCGTCGGCGACGTGTACATCCCGCGGGACCGCTACACCAAGGAGTCTCGCGGCTTTGCCTTCGTCCGCTTCCACGACAAGCGCGACGCTGAGGATGCCATGGACGCCATGGATGGGGCGGTGCTGGACGGCCGCGAGTTGCGGGTGCAGATGGCGCGCTACGGCCGCCCCCCGGACTCGCACCATAGCCGCCGGGGACCCCCGCCCCGTAGATACGGGGGCGGTGGCTACGGACGTCGGAGCCGCAGGTAAGCGGGTGGGCGTCGCGGCCGGGGCTCCGGGAGGGCCTGGGTGACTCACAAAGGCCTGCGGGGGACACGTGGTGGCGGCCGGGCAGAGCCGGCGAGCTGCGAGAGGGCGGGGGCCCCCTTCTCGCGACCAGGGAAATGGCGTCTGGCGGCGAGATAATGGCGGCctgggcgggcgggcgggcgggcggggccgCGGAACCCTGACGCGCCGCCGTCCCTGTCCGCAGCCCTAGGCGGCGTCGCCGCAGCCGATCCCGGAGTCGGAGCCGGTCCAGGTCCCGGAGTCGATCTCGCTACAGCCGCTCCAAGTCTCGGTCCCGTACTCGCTCAAGATCGCGATCAACCTCCAAGTCCAGATCGGCGCGAAGGTCCAAGTCGAAGTCCTCGTCTGTCTCCAGATCTCGCTCGCGGTCCAGGTCCAGGTCTAGGTCCAGGAGTCCTCCACCCGTGTCCAAGAGGGAATCCAAGTCCAGGTCGCGATCCAAGAGTCCTCCCAAGTCTCCCGAAGAGGAAGGAGCGGTGTCCTCTTAAGCAAATGGTAATGTCTGCGGGGCTCCGAGACTCATGGCCCGAATTCAGAAATGGGGTTTGGAGTAGTTGTTTTGATCCGATTAATATAAAAGTGACTCCTCATGTTAGGAGTGCTGCTCTGAGCTAACTCAGCTTTGGGAGTAAAACTGAAGAGAGGGGTCTGCAGAAAGGATGTGTGTGAAGCTTAGATAATAATGGCTGTTTCATAAACTGTTTTGAGACCTATTAATGAAAATGACTATTTCTTGCTGTTTTTATCCAACGTCTGCATTTTCCCCTTTAAAGCTGCGGTCTCCTGTTTGATAAAAGAATATTGGCCAGTATTGCAGATTTTAACTGATTTGGCTGATCCTCCAGGGACCAGTTTCTGTGGGCGTGTATTGGAGCAGGTTTGTCTTTAAATGTTAAAGATGCACTATCCTCTTAGAGAAAACAATCAGTTCAACTATTGTTGTGCTGACTGGGACTTCATATTCTAATGGATGTGGCGCAAACGAATTGCAAAAACGAAGCAATGAACTTTTGGAACCAAAAGTTTACAGGTATTGATTGCACTGGGTGGGGAAAGGATAGTGTGTCTTTAACTCTCAAATTGTTTggtcctattttttaaaaggaaagggcCCTAAGTAGCTCAGATGTTAAAGCATTCTGAAATGCCAAATGTTTcatttgaaaactaaaaacttaaaatatagacTAATTGTCTGATCTCAAGTTGCTTTTGTTTGGATacagccctcttttttttttcttttcttttttccccccttaccATTTTTCACCTTGGTTATTTGGCCAAGAATACATAAGCACAAACTTTTAATGCTGATGGTAGCCTTTGTGAAATTTTCCTAATTGGGCCTTTAAAAAACTGTGATTAGTGGCTGGTTGGAACCTTTCTGTAACCTACTGGTTTCACCAGACCCTTAGTAAGTACTGAAATTAAAACCATGTGCACCTTTGGTGATGTCATAATAATGGAAGGTAaactgaacttattttttttcaaacctAGATGTGTCGACAAGCAACATAAAAGGAAGACTTGGGGGAAAAGGACCCACGTACTCAGTAGTACTCAGTCCACTGAAGAGTCCTTGGAACAAGCAACTGGCTATTGAAAAGGTTATTTTGTAacattttgtctaactttttacttgttttaagCTTTGCCTCAGGTGGCAAACTCATTTTATGTGccattttgttgctgttattcaAATTTCTTGTAATTTAGTGAGGTGAACGGCTTCAGATTTCATTATTGGCTTGGATATTTGAggtaaaatttcctttttgtttatatagtgctgactttttttgtttgaaattaaaCAGATTGGTAACCTAATTTGTGGCCTCCTGACTTTTAAGGAAACGTGTGCAGCCATTACACACAGCCTAAAGCTGTCAAGAGATTGACTCAACATTGCCTTCataccttaaaattaaaaacctacgAAAGTTGGTGTAAATTGTTTGTATATGTTATTTACCTTCAGGTCTAAATGGTAAACTGAACCCAAATTTGTATAAAGACTTTTCAGGTGaaaagacttgattttttttttttttttaaaggattgtttACCAAACACAATTCTAATCTCTTCTCTTATGTATTTTTGTGCACTAGGCGCAGTTGTGTAGCAGTTGAGTAATGCTGGTTAGCTGTTAAGGTGGCGTGTTGCAGTGCAGAGTGCTTGGctgtttcctgttttctcctgATTGCTCCTGTGTAAAGATGCCTTGTCGTGCAGAAACAAATGGCTGTCCAGTTTATTAAAATGCCTGACAACTGCACTTCCAGTCACCCGGGCCTTGCATATAAATAACGGAGCATACAGTGAGCACATCTAGCGATGAtaatacaccttttttttttcttcctctccccccctcccccaaaaatgGTAAATCCGATCATCTTCATGTATGAacttaaaatgtggaaaatgttaAGGAAACAAATGGTTTGTAACTTTGTAAGTACTTataacatggtgtatctttctgCTCATGAATATTCTGTACTATAACCATTGTTTCTGTAGTTTAATTAAAACGTTTTCTTGGTGTTAGCTTTTCTCAGAATATGTCTCGGTCTTTTTTCCCCCGTTTATTTGAAAGACCTGTGCAATTATCTTGTGAATGTTACTGACTGTATAGAATGAAAGTGAAATGTTTagtagttgatttttttcccccctaagtTATAAAGTGGAAATGCCAGTTCAGTACCTACTATCCTCAATGCTCTAAGGTAGCACTTTGTTAAGGTTTTGAGTAACCCTCTTCTCATAACCTAATTTATGCCCTATTTTAATGATTTAGGAACAATCGAAGTTCTTTTTCTTATaggagttttaatttttgttttaatggttaTGTGACCCGTCACAATCTAAAGCCAACAGATCTGACCATCTTCACATCCGCTGTAGTCACGCTGGAAGTGGTCTGAGTCATGCAGTTGGCTTGCCAGGTTGCTAATCAGTATTGACATTGTCCCAAAACAGCTTTTAGGTATAATTCAGAGACTGTCCTTTGCAAAGGAGATGACCAGCATTTCAACAGTATGTCTTCCTGGAAGGGCAGATTCTGCTATATCTTCTTTGTCTGCACCAAAAGACTCCAGAGGAATTTGGACACATTTCATGTCCCACTTGTAGAGCAAACCTTCAAGTGACCAGTcagcactgaaaaaaataaattatttttaaaaaaccaagctTTTCCTGTTTTGCTTTAGATATATTCTCATTATATCCTTAAACTACACACTGAATGAGTAGAGTAGTAAGGCTTGGctttaacttttaataaaattggaAGTAAAGCAGGATTGTTCAGGCTTACCTTCTTACCTGGTAAGTAGACCACAATTGGACCTTGGGGTTCTTCTGCATCAAAAAGTAAACTGTAGTTAAAATGTCTTCAAagtctgggaagaaaaaaatttcttaatagaCTTTAATTCCATTGTATCTCTGACTAAATTTACTACTGAGAAGAGCAAAAAAGGTTTTACCTTCTGGTTCAAAGAACACATCGGATGCAAGAATAATGTCTTGCGGTGGTAGAGCCAGAAGATCCCGAGATACATGACCCCACGTGAGTCCCACAACATGCACCTGAGGCAGGTTATTCATTTGGCAGCTTTGCCGACAGATCTCTAGACAGTGAGGCAGCTCTGAACTGTCTGACAGTATTACTTCAGCACCACATTTTGCAGCCATGATTCCTGGAAGGCTCACTCCAGCCCCAATCTAATGACAAGGTTAAAGGTTTTGTTTAGAACTGCAAATAATGGATCTTGGCAAATGGTTTCTCATTTCATGCTTGCATTGGTCAATGCGTAAAGATAAGTTTGCCATATCTATAAAACATGCCATAATTTAACACTGCTTTACTATGTGGAGCTTCCTCCAAATTTGTCACGGCAGTTCTAATTGCGTTGAATCGTAGTccatttcaacattttaaaggGCCCTCGATTCTGCCACTGACAGTTAACCCTTAAACGGGTTTGAACTGTGAGGGTCTATGATCTATAAGGAGCTAATTATAAATGACACCAGGTCTCCAAAAGCTCAGTGGGTGATGTGGGTGCACAACCAGCCATTCAGTTGTTACTACCAATTATAAATAGCTTTCATGTGGCTAAAACCTGACAGGTCTGCGACATGACTTTCTTATATTTAACGGGATTTTCCAGTTGGGTCTTGAGAGCAGCAAGGAGCTTAAACATACTAAGGAATAATACCAAGGAGTGCCTTCATAAATACTACTATTCATATCAATTGAAACACGCTTCCTGTTTGAGGATGGGCATAGATTCCCGACCTTTACCAAATTG includes:
- the METTL23 gene encoding histone-arginine methyltransferase METTL23 isoform X4; this translates as MECMFGPVLWSWPSTCGFTKDLCQIGAGVSLPGIMAAKCGAEVILSDSSELPHCLEICRQSCQMNNLPQVHVVGLTWGHVSRDLLALPPQDIILASDVFFEPEDFEDILTTVYFLMQKNPKVQLWSTYQVRSADWSLEGLLYKWDMKCVQIPLESFGADKEDIAESALPGRHTVEMLVISFAKDSL
- the METTL23 gene encoding histone-arginine methyltransferase METTL23 isoform X1; the protein is MSYLWHTKKFFSGPASSVWNVCLALCCGPGPVPVVSQRISARKGCLRGTSALEIGAGVSLPGIMAAKCGAEVILSDSSELPHCLEICRQSCQMNNLPQVHVVGLTWGHVSRDLLALPPQDIILASDVFFEPEDFEDILTTVYFLMQKNPKVQLWSTYQVRSADWSLEGLLYKWDMKCVQIPLESFGADKEDIAESALPGRHTVEMLVISFAKDSL
- the METTL23 gene encoding histone-arginine methyltransferase METTL23 isoform X2, which encodes MYVWPCAVVLAQYLWFHKGSLPGKAVLEIGAGVSLPGIMAAKCGAEVILSDSSELPHCLEICRQSCQMNNLPQVHVVGLTWGHVSRDLLALPPQDIILASDVFFEPEDFEDILTTVYFLMQKNPKVQLWSTYQVRSADWSLEGLLYKWDMKCVQIPLESFGADKEDIAESALPGRHTVEMLVISFAKDSL
- the METTL23 gene encoding histone-arginine methyltransferase METTL23 isoform X3, with the protein product MAAKCGAEVILSDSSELPHCLEICRQSCQMNNLPQVHVVGLTWGHVSRDLLALPPQDIILASDVFFEPEDFEDILTTVYFLMQKNPKVQLWSTYQVRSADWSLEGLLYKWDMKCVQIPLESFGADKEDIAESALPGRHTVEMLVISFAKDSL
- the LOC112066573 gene encoding serine/arginine-rich splicing factor 2 is translated as MTSLKVDNLTYRTSPDTLRRVFEKYGRVGDVYIPRDRYTKESRGFAFVRFHDKRDAEDAMDAMDGAVLDGRELRVQMARYGRPPDSHHSRRGPPPRRYGGGGYGRRSRSPRRRRRSRSRSRSRSRSRSRSRYSRSKSRSRTRSRSRSTSKSRSARRSKSKSSSVSRSRSRSRSRSRSRSPPPVSKRESKSRSRSKSPPKSPEEEGAVSS
- the LOC129391808 gene encoding serine/arginine-rich splicing factor 2-like, producing the protein MSYGRPPPDVEGMTSLKVDNLTYRTSPDTLRRVFEKYGRVGDVYIPRDRYTKESRGFAFVRFHDKRDAEDAMDAMDGAVLDGRELRVQMARYGRPPDSHHSRRGPPPRRYGGGGYGRRSRR